In the genome of Gordonia rubripertincta, one region contains:
- a CDS encoding VOC family protein, producing MTISDHELETTALDRRVHAVLHCNVNTPVLAESADFLTRLGLVERMRSVSDDTDGRPLGLGEHTSSITAFHYDGRGPRSAPAIELVGWREPPVAAREVAMKSHTLGFEAIGLRTPQPAALSPGDTDMTEVVVRGRRVAAWMASDPAGGPVELIHVDPSAVVDEPEGAKFSHVRLVSSDLERTAAWWQQLGFEPVPNAPAGALSLVAAEDPTFSIEFRHDPGAVRPDWHANTAGLYRIALAVEDVVRAHHALLDLGADIPEPVFIPMVDTPTGGFTVLFLADPDGAVVELVSRPRSEVRRPAQPC from the coding sequence ATGACCATCAGTGACCACGAACTCGAGACGACCGCCCTCGACCGACGTGTGCATGCAGTTCTGCACTGCAACGTCAACACTCCGGTACTGGCCGAATCCGCCGACTTTCTGACCCGCCTCGGCCTGGTCGAGCGCATGCGGTCGGTCTCCGACGACACGGACGGCAGACCCCTCGGACTCGGCGAGCACACGTCGAGCATCACCGCATTTCACTACGACGGTCGCGGGCCGCGCTCCGCGCCGGCAATCGAGCTCGTCGGCTGGAGGGAGCCCCCCGTGGCCGCGCGGGAGGTCGCAATGAAGTCCCACACACTCGGGTTCGAGGCCATCGGTCTGCGTACGCCCCAGCCCGCAGCGTTGTCGCCGGGCGACACCGACATGACCGAGGTTGTGGTCCGGGGCCGACGAGTGGCCGCATGGATGGCGTCGGATCCCGCCGGTGGCCCCGTCGAGCTGATCCACGTCGATCCCAGTGCGGTCGTCGATGAGCCCGAGGGTGCCAAGTTCTCTCACGTCCGGCTGGTCAGCAGCGATCTCGAGCGCACTGCCGCATGGTGGCAGCAGCTCGGTTTCGAACCCGTCCCGAATGCACCGGCGGGGGCGCTGAGTCTCGTCGCGGCCGAGGATCCCACTTTCTCGATCGAATTCCGTCATGATCCCGGCGCGGTGAGGCCCGATTGGCATGCGAACACCGCCGGCCTCTATCGCATCGCGCTCGCGGTCGAGGATGTCGTGCGGGCCCACCACGCCCTTCTCGATCTGGGCGCGGACATCCCGGAACCGGTGTTCATCCCGATGGTCGATACGCCGACCGGTGGCTTCACCGTGCTGTTCCTGGCTGATCCCGACGGCGCGGTCGTCGAGCTCGTTTCCCGTCCGCGTAGCGAGGTGCGTAGACCCGCCCAACCCTGCTGA
- a CDS encoding acyl-CoA dehydrogenase family protein — MSVLDAETTATIRASLEQVFVGEPSAITDALGELGWSEVVEADPVTAQTLLFGAQGRALAASRLLDEVALAALDEGFTVDRTAVAYGDILLGAVEDVDTIVLLDVDRAAVATAADAGTHVRSSSGFDPGGSWQVLDRAEVPSVPLELEPDAVAAAVAAVRLALTAEIIGACETALEMCVRHTTAREQYGRPLATFQVVRHALAESHAAVELTRATLTGAQDADPALAPLAARVAKHRAGATHALVMRHAIQVHGAMGLTLESDVHRAVTRAAALDSLMGSHHHLARQLGHDLVSGAQLPLPIVEI, encoded by the coding sequence ATGAGTGTTCTCGACGCCGAGACCACGGCGACCATTCGCGCATCGTTGGAACAGGTCTTTGTCGGCGAACCCTCCGCCATCACCGACGCACTCGGCGAGCTGGGCTGGTCGGAGGTCGTCGAGGCCGACCCGGTAACCGCGCAAACACTGCTCTTCGGCGCACAGGGCCGGGCCCTGGCGGCCAGCAGGTTGCTCGATGAGGTCGCCCTCGCAGCCCTCGATGAGGGGTTCACCGTTGACAGAACCGCCGTGGCCTACGGTGACATCCTCCTCGGTGCCGTGGAAGACGTCGACACCATCGTGCTCCTCGACGTCGACCGCGCCGCTGTGGCGACGGCGGCCGACGCCGGCACGCACGTGCGGAGCTCGTCGGGATTCGACCCTGGTGGGAGCTGGCAGGTTCTCGATCGCGCCGAAGTCCCATCTGTACCCCTCGAACTCGAACCGGACGCTGTCGCAGCGGCTGTGGCCGCGGTGCGACTGGCGCTCACCGCAGAGATCATCGGCGCATGTGAGACCGCGCTCGAGATGTGCGTCCGGCACACGACTGCGCGCGAACAGTACGGAAGGCCGCTCGCCACCTTCCAGGTCGTGCGACATGCACTCGCCGAATCGCATGCGGCAGTGGAACTCACCCGGGCCACTCTGACCGGGGCTCAAGACGCCGACCCCGCGCTCGCACCGCTGGCAGCGCGCGTCGCCAAACACCGGGCCGGCGCGACCCACGCACTCGTGATGCGGCACGCCATCCAAGTGCACGGTGCGATGGGTCTCACCCTCGAGAGCGACGTGCACCGCGCTGTCACACGTGCCGCCGCACTCGACTCGCTGATGGGTTCCCATCACCATCTCGCCCGACAACTCGGCCACGACCTCGTGTCCGGAGCGCAGCTTCCGCTGCCGATCGTCGAAATCTGA
- a CDS encoding acyl-CoA dehydrogenase family protein, whose amino-acid sequence MELMSDQEQVEFRTMIRDGLARVAPVETTRHLVTEGRRGDEQLRDRLVELGLPGLVIAEERGGAGAGATALGILLEEAGRVLLPTAYLSSATVAPFLLRHDDSGRAADVIAGVAAGVDRVAFADVDVRGAARTELEDGPGGPTVTGSKAAVIDGDLATDLLVTATRGGESVVVLVDAHSPGLVIEELPCLDETRPVVQMRFDHVSGEPLKIAEVDRVLDDARALLRLSLAAEASGQIAACLDLSVEYAKSRRQFGRAIGGFQAIKHRCADMFVAAQAASASVAAAFAAWDEQPEQRGLIAEAATAYCLQAGFDAAASTMQIHGGVAFTAEALPQLFLKRAKATQLLAGGMDAEVARLADLVFDEGRDPLEPILGAAS is encoded by the coding sequence ATGGAACTGATGTCGGACCAAGAGCAGGTGGAGTTCCGCACGATGATTCGCGATGGGCTCGCGCGCGTCGCCCCGGTCGAGACCACCCGACACCTGGTGACCGAAGGTCGTCGTGGCGATGAGCAGTTGCGCGACCGGCTTGTCGAATTGGGATTGCCGGGGCTCGTGATCGCCGAGGAACGTGGGGGGGCCGGTGCCGGTGCGACGGCGTTGGGAATCCTCCTGGAGGAGGCTGGGCGAGTACTGTTGCCCACTGCGTACCTGTCGTCGGCGACAGTCGCTCCGTTTCTGTTGCGGCACGACGACTCCGGGCGGGCTGCCGATGTCATCGCCGGCGTGGCCGCGGGAGTCGATCGGGTGGCCTTTGCTGACGTCGACGTGCGCGGCGCGGCGCGCACCGAGCTCGAGGACGGTCCGGGGGGTCCCACGGTGACCGGAAGCAAGGCTGCCGTCATCGACGGGGACCTCGCGACAGATCTTCTCGTCACGGCCACCCGAGGCGGTGAGTCGGTCGTCGTCCTGGTTGATGCTCATTCGCCGGGACTGGTGATCGAGGAACTTCCTTGCCTCGATGAGACGCGACCGGTGGTACAGATGCGGTTCGACCACGTGTCGGGGGAACCACTGAAGATCGCCGAGGTGGATCGGGTGCTCGACGACGCCCGAGCGCTGCTCCGACTCTCGCTGGCTGCGGAGGCTTCGGGGCAGATCGCCGCCTGCCTCGACCTTTCGGTGGAGTACGCCAAGAGCCGCAGGCAATTCGGCCGTGCCATCGGCGGCTTCCAGGCGATCAAGCATCGTTGCGCCGACATGTTCGTGGCAGCTCAGGCCGCCTCCGCCTCGGTGGCAGCGGCTTTCGCAGCGTGGGACGAGCAGCCCGAGCAACGCGGGCTGATCGCCGAGGCGGCGACGGCCTACTGTCTGCAAGCGGGCTTCGACGCGGCGGCGTCGACCATGCAGATCCACGGCGGCGTCGCGTTCACCGCGGAGGCGTTGCCGCAGCTCTTCCTCAAGAGGGCGAAAGCCACGCAGCTGCTGGCGGGCGGGATGGATGCCGAGGTCGCGCGGCTGGCCGACCTCGTCTTCGACGAGGGCCGCGACCCGCTCGAGCCGATCCTCGGTGCGGCTTCCTGA
- a CDS encoding Zn-ribbon domain-containing OB-fold protein, whose product MTQTSAEATVPVAPDLFTWPAERPALIAAKGSDGKLTFPYRSHRLVNGVREEQERVELPRRGTLWTFTTQAFRPTSPPYAGDDDAKTFQPFTVGYIELPGALRVQARLTEPDPEKLMIGQEMELVILPFARNAQGTPTMMYAFAPVTSEETSV is encoded by the coding sequence ATGACCCAGACCAGTGCCGAGGCGACCGTGCCGGTGGCGCCCGACCTGTTCACCTGGCCGGCCGAGCGGCCCGCACTCATCGCCGCGAAAGGATCGGACGGAAAGCTGACGTTCCCCTACCGGAGTCACCGACTGGTGAACGGGGTCCGCGAGGAGCAGGAGCGTGTGGAGTTGCCGCGTCGAGGAACGCTCTGGACGTTCACCACTCAGGCATTCCGGCCCACCTCACCCCCGTACGCCGGCGATGACGATGCAAAGACCTTCCAGCCCTTCACCGTTGGCTACATCGAACTGCCCGGCGCCCTGCGCGTCCAAGCCCGGCTGACCGAGCCGGACCCGGAGAAACTCATGATCGGGCAGGAGATGGAATTGGTGATTCTCCCGTTCGCCAGGAATGCCCAGGGCACGCCGACCATGATGTACGCCTTCGCCCCTGTGACAAGTGAGGAAACCTCGGTATGA
- a CDS encoding acyl-CoA dehydrogenase family protein, whose translation MSEHSISAEELQDLRSTVRDILAERCDDSAVRAAVQTERGFDDSLWRLLASDIGVHALAMPKEFGGDGFGLTELGVVLAEMGAALMPGPFLSSVVVAGSALLASGDSAAQATHLPRIADGSTIATLAVVECDGLWRTEGFAVAGEADGSGWVITGQKALVPDGDADLILVAATTPAGPSLFAVEAGAAGFSQTPLRTLDITRPISRLSFDRTPAVLVGAQGDASRILAAVLDRSTAALAAEQVGAARTCLTMSVAYAKEREQFGRKIGSFQAVKHKLADMFARVALADAAATEALRAADGHDDAPLPAEAAAVAHSVCSDAFMFVAAETIQVHGGIGFTWEHPAHLYFRRAKADQLMFGGPSVYHERLLDQIGV comes from the coding sequence ATGAGCGAGCACAGCATCAGTGCCGAGGAACTCCAGGATCTGCGTTCAACGGTGCGCGACATCCTCGCCGAACGCTGTGACGACTCGGCGGTCCGGGCTGCGGTGCAGACCGAGCGGGGCTTCGATGATTCGCTCTGGCGGCTGTTGGCGAGCGACATCGGAGTACACGCGCTGGCGATGCCGAAAGAGTTCGGCGGAGACGGTTTCGGGCTGACCGAACTCGGCGTGGTCCTGGCGGAGATGGGCGCCGCACTGATGCCCGGTCCTTTCCTGTCATCTGTCGTCGTCGCCGGTAGCGCTCTACTGGCATCGGGTGACAGCGCGGCCCAGGCCACGCACCTACCGCGCATCGCGGACGGATCCACCATCGCCACTCTGGCCGTGGTCGAGTGCGACGGCTTATGGCGCACAGAGGGTTTCGCTGTAGCCGGTGAGGCGGACGGTTCGGGTTGGGTCATCACCGGCCAGAAGGCCTTGGTGCCCGATGGGGACGCCGACCTCATCCTGGTCGCCGCGACGACGCCAGCCGGGCCGTCGCTGTTCGCCGTCGAGGCAGGGGCAGCCGGATTCTCGCAGACACCGCTTCGAACTCTCGACATCACCCGGCCGATCTCGCGATTGTCCTTCGACCGAACACCCGCGGTCCTCGTCGGTGCACAGGGCGATGCATCGCGAATCCTGGCCGCAGTACTCGACCGGTCCACTGCTGCCCTCGCCGCTGAGCAGGTCGGCGCCGCCAGGACGTGTCTGACGATGAGTGTGGCCTACGCCAAGGAGCGTGAGCAGTTCGGCCGCAAGATCGGTTCGTTCCAAGCGGTGAAACACAAACTCGCGGACATGTTCGCGCGGGTCGCTCTTGCCGACGCCGCCGCGACCGAGGCGCTACGTGCGGCCGATGGTCACGACGACGCGCCGCTACCGGCCGAGGCAGCTGCCGTGGCGCATTCGGTGTGTTCGGACGCGTTCATGTTCGTGGCCGCGGAGACCATTCAAGTGCACGGAGGGATCGGATTCACCTGGGAGCACCCGGCACACCTCTACTTCCGGCGAGCCAAGGCTGACCAGTTGATGTTCGGGGGCCCGTCGGTTTATCACGAGCGACTACTCGATCAGATCGGTGTGTAA
- a CDS encoding acyl-CoA dehydrogenase family protein yields MNRPAMPSAVDEDQAMGDLRREVREFISQETAAGRFVGQVDSWLTGWDEDFSRSLAERGWLGMTIPVHYGGRGQSFLERFVVTEELLAAGAPLAAHWIADRQIAPSLLKYGTEFQKHALLPGIASGETYFAIGMSEPDSGSDLASVRTRATRCDDGWLLQGAKVWTSGAHRAHYFIVLARTAAVDPGDRHGGLSQFIVDLRAPGVRIRPILSLDGRHHFNEVYLDEVHVPDEWVFGTIGAGWEQVTSELGYERSGPERFLSTFPLLAAMARAVADRTLETTAQLGRSLARTAALHEFSAAIADGLTRGESVDLAAAITKILGTTHEGDIAELAGSYGLDAGSSPLGEPVRELTADALAQRSGFTLRGGTNEILRGVVARGWGMR; encoded by the coding sequence ATGAATCGTCCCGCGATGCCGTCGGCGGTCGACGAGGACCAGGCGATGGGCGATCTCCGACGAGAGGTACGCGAGTTCATCTCGCAGGAGACCGCGGCCGGGCGGTTCGTCGGCCAGGTCGACAGTTGGCTCACCGGTTGGGACGAGGACTTCAGTCGTTCGCTGGCCGAGCGTGGCTGGTTGGGAATGACCATCCCGGTACACTACGGTGGCCGAGGTCAGAGCTTCCTCGAGCGGTTCGTGGTGACCGAGGAACTGCTCGCCGCCGGAGCCCCCCTCGCCGCCCACTGGATCGCGGACCGGCAGATCGCGCCGTCGCTGCTCAAGTACGGCACCGAGTTCCAGAAACACGCGTTGCTCCCCGGAATTGCTTCCGGTGAAACCTATTTCGCGATCGGAATGAGTGAGCCCGACTCCGGTTCCGACCTGGCCTCGGTCCGGACCCGTGCCACCCGTTGCGATGATGGTTGGCTGCTCCAAGGAGCGAAGGTCTGGACGTCCGGCGCGCACCGGGCGCACTACTTCATCGTCCTCGCGCGCACGGCTGCGGTGGACCCGGGGGACCGACACGGCGGGCTCAGCCAATTCATCGTTGATCTCCGCGCGCCGGGGGTGCGGATCCGGCCGATTCTCTCCCTCGACGGCAGGCACCACTTCAACGAGGTCTATCTCGACGAGGTTCACGTTCCCGACGAGTGGGTGTTCGGCACCATCGGCGCCGGTTGGGAGCAGGTGACATCGGAACTGGGCTACGAACGCAGTGGACCGGAGCGCTTTCTGAGTACGTTCCCGTTGCTGGCCGCCATGGCGCGAGCCGTCGCCGACAGGACGTTGGAAACGACTGCGCAACTGGGGCGTTCACTGGCACGAACGGCAGCGCTACACGAGTTCTCCGCTGCCATCGCCGATGGTCTCACACGCGGCGAGTCGGTGGACCTCGCCGCGGCCATCACGAAGATCCTTGGCACCACGCACGAGGGTGATATCGCTGAACTGGCCGGGTCGTACGGACTTGACGCTGGTTCGTCTCCACTCGGCGAGCCGGTGCGTGAGCTGACCGCCGACGCCCTTGCCCAGCGTTCGGGATTCACTCTGCGGGGCGGCACAAACGAAATCCTGCGGGGCGTGGTTGCCCGCGGTTGGGGGATGCGCTGA
- a CDS encoding thiolase family protein — MSTPSDIAIIGVGLHPFGRYPSKSALEMGEDAVIDALGDAGAKWEDVDVLWASSMEVKNPEAITGLLGMTGIPARSTFTGCASGGNTLAQAANALRLGDANLAVAVGLDKHPRGAFSDHPSVSGLPEWYGELGLFLTTHFFGMKATRYLHDHDISETTLAKVAAKAFANGSVNPVAWRNKKLGVEEILASPVLNYPLRQYMYCGPDEGAAAAVLCRAEDAHKYTDTPVYLRASTLFSRRDGAFELLMPSLPLESEDSPTVYASRAAYEQAGIEPGDVDVIQLQDTDAASEIIHMAENGFCADGDQEKLIAEGATEIGGPLPINTDGGLLANGEPVGASGLRQIWELTNQLRGRCGDRQVDGATVAYAQLYGAPGTAAVTILST; from the coding sequence ATGAGCACTCCATCAGATATCGCGATCATCGGCGTCGGACTCCATCCGTTCGGCCGCTACCCCTCGAAGTCCGCACTCGAGATGGGCGAGGACGCCGTCATCGACGCGCTCGGCGACGCGGGTGCGAAATGGGAAGACGTCGACGTACTCTGGGCATCGAGCATGGAGGTCAAGAACCCGGAGGCCATCACCGGCCTGCTGGGAATGACCGGAATACCGGCACGTTCCACCTTCACCGGATGTGCATCGGGCGGCAACACTCTCGCGCAGGCGGCGAATGCGCTCCGTCTCGGCGATGCCAACCTCGCTGTGGCCGTCGGGCTCGACAAACATCCCCGCGGCGCGTTCTCCGACCACCCCTCGGTATCCGGGCTTCCGGAATGGTACGGCGAACTCGGTCTGTTCCTCACCACCCACTTCTTCGGTATGAAAGCCACGCGCTACCTGCACGACCACGACATCTCGGAGACAACCCTGGCCAAGGTGGCAGCGAAAGCGTTCGCCAATGGTTCGGTCAACCCGGTCGCGTGGCGTAACAAGAAGCTCGGCGTCGAGGAAATACTGGCCAGCCCGGTACTGAACTATCCACTGCGCCAATACATGTACTGCGGGCCCGACGAGGGTGCGGCGGCAGCGGTGCTCTGCCGCGCGGAGGATGCGCACAAATACACCGATACGCCGGTGTATTTGCGTGCGAGCACGTTGTTCTCGCGCCGTGACGGGGCGTTCGAACTGCTGATGCCATCGCTGCCGCTCGAATCCGAGGATTCTCCGACGGTGTACGCGTCCCGTGCCGCCTACGAGCAAGCGGGGATAGAGCCGGGGGATGTCGATGTGATTCAGCTGCAGGACACCGATGCGGCTTCCGAGATCATTCACATGGCGGAGAACGGGTTCTGCGCCGACGGAGATCAGGAGAAGCTGATCGCGGAAGGCGCCACCGAGATCGGCGGTCCGCTGCCGATCAACACCGACGGGGGCCTGCTCGCCAACGGCGAACCGGTGGGGGCTTCGGGTCTGCGCCAGATCTGGGAGCTCACGAACCAGCTGCGCGGACGGTGCGGGGACCGGCAGGTCGACGGCGCGACTGTCGCTTACGCCCAGCTGTACGGAGCCCCGGGTACCGCGGCCGTGACGATTCTGTCGACCTGA
- a CDS encoding acyl-CoA dehydrogenase family protein, protein MTTTRPGETPGFRDEVIEFLRDELPTDWQGVGALPAGEREGFVASWRKLAGSRGYLAVTWPEEYGGRGLGKVDHLVVVEEFSRAKVPVGTPGDTVSIKMLGNTINKWGTDTQKAQILPRIISGDDVWCQGYSEPESGSDLSSLRTRAALRGDEWHIDGQKIWTSNAANANWMFLLARTDPAAARTKGITMLIMPMTQPGVEVRPITMLSGASDFCEVFFTDAVTPAANVVGSVNDGWAVANSLLTHERGEEAAVNPVLFAHEFARVLALVRERGADRDPAIRARITRSYTELSAMKAMGDRILDAYIRDGSLGPAASVSKLYWSEYHQRLSSIAVDVLGQDALYWVGDPPMRWFRADDPGAPNTSASWLSIHLQNSLAGTVYAGTSEIQRNIIAERALGLPRESRQS, encoded by the coding sequence ATGACGACTACCCGTCCCGGGGAGACACCAGGCTTCCGTGATGAGGTGATCGAGTTCCTGCGTGACGAACTCCCCACCGATTGGCAGGGCGTCGGCGCGCTTCCGGCCGGCGAACGTGAAGGCTTTGTCGCTTCGTGGCGCAAACTCGCCGGGTCCCGCGGATACCTGGCAGTCACCTGGCCAGAGGAATACGGCGGTCGCGGGCTCGGCAAGGTCGACCATCTTGTCGTGGTCGAGGAGTTCTCCCGCGCGAAGGTTCCGGTCGGCACACCCGGCGACACGGTCTCGATCAAGATGCTGGGCAACACCATCAACAAGTGGGGCACCGACACGCAGAAGGCACAGATCCTCCCACGGATCATCTCCGGCGACGATGTCTGGTGCCAGGGATACTCCGAGCCGGAGTCCGGATCGGACCTCTCGAGTCTGCGCACCCGCGCGGCGCTGCGCGGCGACGAGTGGCATATCGACGGCCAGAAGATCTGGACGTCCAATGCCGCCAACGCCAACTGGATGTTCTTGCTCGCGCGTACGGATCCCGCTGCCGCGCGGACCAAGGGCATCACCATGCTCATCATGCCCATGACACAGCCGGGTGTAGAGGTGCGTCCGATCACCATGCTGTCCGGCGCCAGCGACTTCTGCGAGGTGTTCTTCACCGACGCGGTGACCCCGGCGGCGAACGTGGTCGGATCTGTCAACGATGGCTGGGCCGTGGCCAATTCCCTTCTGACACATGAGCGGGGCGAAGAGGCCGCGGTGAATCCGGTCCTGTTTGCGCACGAGTTCGCGCGTGTCCTGGCGCTGGTCCGCGAGCGCGGCGCCGATCGCGACCCGGCCATTCGCGCGCGGATCACCCGCTCGTACACCGAACTGAGCGCGATGAAGGCGATGGGTGACCGGATACTCGATGCCTACATCCGGGACGGATCCCTGGGGCCCGCGGCGTCGGTCTCCAAGCTGTACTGGAGTGAATACCATCAACGGCTGTCCTCGATCGCGGTCGACGTTCTCGGACAGGACGCCCTGTACTGGGTTGGCGACCCGCCCATGCGCTGGTTCCGCGCCGACGATCCGGGAGCGCCGAACACCTCTGCGTCCTGGTTGTCGATTCACCTGCAGAATTCGTTGGCGGGCACCGTGTATGCGGGCACGTCGGAGATCCAACGCAACATCATCGCCGAACGTGCTCTCGGCCTCCCTCGCGAGTCGCGACAGTCCTGA
- a CDS encoding acyl-CoA dehydrogenase family protein — MTTMSAPADVTPESLTQFVDEARTFLDRHADRRSPTALSWGEGDDHTGYFSDDPPEVERMNVDAARRWQRTRYENGFGWITGPLTYGGRALTPVHELIYDQIEAGYAVADTGVLSLIGLGMIGPTILTHARDDIKERYLPAMYRGDAIACQLFSEPGAGSDLAGVRTRAERIDDGWVLRGQKVWTSVAHHAQLGMALCRTDSDAPKHKGITAFLVDMSSPGVEVRPLRQMSGGAEFNEVFLTDVRVPDSHRLGEVNGGWRVALTTLMNERASVGGESSSTGVARVLSDGFLASLLRATGHRTDGAARRRLAEITADLTAAEYLNRQTLRKLRAGAEPGPEASVSKMLWAQNLTRVAHFAAELVGPKLTADTGEWGTFSWNELLLSTPAFRILGGTEEIMKNILGERVLGLPKEPS, encoded by the coding sequence ATGACCACCATGAGCGCGCCTGCGGACGTGACACCCGAATCTCTCACTCAGTTCGTTGATGAGGCACGCACCTTCCTGGACCGTCACGCCGATCGACGCTCCCCCACCGCGCTGTCCTGGGGTGAGGGCGACGACCACACCGGCTACTTCTCCGACGATCCCCCGGAAGTAGAACGCATGAACGTCGACGCGGCCCGCCGGTGGCAACGAACGCGCTACGAGAACGGCTTCGGATGGATCACGGGGCCACTCACATACGGCGGCCGCGCGCTCACTCCCGTCCACGAACTCATCTATGACCAGATCGAAGCCGGATACGCGGTGGCCGACACCGGCGTGCTCTCGCTCATCGGCCTCGGCATGATCGGTCCGACCATCCTGACCCACGCCCGCGATGACATCAAGGAGCGCTACCTCCCGGCGATGTATCGCGGCGATGCGATCGCGTGCCAACTGTTCAGTGAGCCCGGCGCCGGTTCCGATCTGGCCGGCGTGCGCACCAGAGCCGAGCGCATCGACGACGGCTGGGTACTGCGGGGACAGAAAGTCTGGACGTCGGTCGCCCACCACGCCCAACTCGGGATGGCTCTGTGCCGCACCGATTCTGATGCTCCCAAACACAAAGGAATCACGGCGTTTCTGGTCGACATGTCGTCACCGGGCGTCGAGGTGCGTCCGCTGCGCCAGATGAGTGGCGGCGCCGAGTTCAACGAGGTCTTCCTGACCGATGTCCGCGTCCCCGACAGTCATCGTCTCGGCGAGGTCAACGGCGGATGGCGGGTCGCGTTGACCACCCTGATGAACGAACGTGCCAGCGTCGGTGGCGAGAGTTCGTCGACCGGTGTGGCCAGGGTCCTGTCCGACGGCTTCCTGGCTTCCCTGCTCCGCGCGACCGGACACCGCACCGACGGCGCCGCACGCCGTCGGCTTGCGGAGATCACCGCCGATCTCACCGCTGCGGAGTATCTCAACCGCCAGACGCTTCGCAAGCTCCGTGCAGGTGCCGAGCCAGGCCCGGAGGCATCCGTCTCCAAAATGCTGTGGGCCCAGAACCTCACGCGCGTAGCACATTTTGCTGCCGAGCTCGTCGGACCGAAGCTGACCGCCGATACCGGTGAGTGGGGAACGTTCTCATGGAACGAACTCCTGCTCTCCACCCCGGCATTCCGCATCCTCGGCGGCACCGAGGAGATCATGAAGAACATCCTGGGCGAGCGGGTCCTGGGGCTACCGAAGGAACCGTCATGA
- a CDS encoding acyl-CoA dehydrogenase family protein yields MTSLHPTSRHTGRVDPDVADLFDNVFADWHSRRPAPGVVLELDRDLWASLDELGLTDLASADDADVWTVAELLRAAARYAVPLPIAEHDALAGLLATRAGISCGSGIRTIARLDVYGTDRAVPWASQVDRILVLRPSGDAAFDAWQIADIPVSSCRLESASDLAGRPRDRLTMTASAGVGTLIGADLAREFFLRAALMRAVQATGALDRIIDLCVRHVTERRQFGRPLARFQAVQHLVADAAAESALAHIATDAALTSLASLGRSGASLDELERAVAIARSVLGTASGVVVRNAHQVHGAIGTTLEHPLRGLTQPVLSWRNDYGTTRDWDLRVCQLVPGEGDGAWAALVGK; encoded by the coding sequence ATGACCTCGCTTCATCCGACGTCGAGACATACCGGCCGGGTCGACCCGGATGTGGCCGACCTCTTCGACAACGTGTTCGCCGACTGGCACTCGAGGCGTCCCGCGCCGGGCGTGGTTCTCGAACTCGACCGCGACCTGTGGGCGAGTTTGGATGAGCTCGGCTTGACCGACCTCGCCTCGGCGGACGACGCAGACGTGTGGACAGTCGCGGAACTGCTGCGAGCGGCTGCTCGATACGCGGTGCCGCTGCCTATCGCAGAGCATGACGCGTTGGCTGGGCTGCTCGCCACAAGGGCGGGAATCAGCTGTGGATCCGGGATAAGAACCATAGCGCGCCTTGATGTTTACGGCACCGACCGTGCCGTGCCGTGGGCGAGCCAGGTGGATCGGATACTGGTGCTGAGGCCTTCGGGTGACGCGGCCTTCGATGCGTGGCAGATCGCCGACATCCCGGTGTCCTCATGTCGGCTCGAGTCCGCCTCCGATCTGGCCGGCCGGCCGCGGGATCGGTTGACGATGACAGCATCGGCAGGCGTGGGGACGCTCATCGGTGCCGATCTGGCCAGGGAGTTCTTTCTTCGTGCCGCTTTGATGCGCGCGGTACAGGCCACCGGAGCGTTGGACCGGATCATCGACCTGTGCGTCCGGCACGTCACCGAGCGACGCCAGTTCGGCCGGCCGCTCGCGCGTTTCCAGGCCGTCCAACATCTGGTCGCCGACGCTGCGGCAGAGTCGGCCCTCGCCCACATCGCCACGGATGCCGCCCTCACCTCACTTGCCTCACTCGGCCGATCGGGCGCGAGCCTGGACGAACTGGAGCGTGCGGTTGCGATCGCCCGCTCTGTTCTCGGCACAGCGTCGGGCGTCGTTGTTCGTAATGCGCATCAGGTACATGGTGCGATCGGTACGACACTCGAGCATCCGCTCCGTGGATTGACCCAACCGGTGCTGTCGTGGCGCAACGACTACGGCACAACGCGTGATTGGGACCTACGGGTCTGCCAACTCGTCCCGGGTGAAGGCGATGGTGCCTGGGCGGCTCTGGTCGGCAAGTGA